A stretch of the Vigna radiata var. radiata cultivar VC1973A chromosome 7, Vradiata_ver6, whole genome shotgun sequence genome encodes the following:
- the LOC106766783 gene encoding NAC domain-containing protein 100 encodes MEKLSLLSKDDHHMDLPPGFRFHPTDEELITHYLYKKVIDTNFCARAIGEVDLNKSEPWDLPWKAKMGEKEWYFFCVRDRKYPTGLRTNRATEAGYWKATGKDKEIFRGKSLVGMKKTLVFYRGRAPKGEKSNWVMHEYRLEGKFSVHNLPKTAKNEWVICRVFQKSSAGKKTHISGIMRLDSLTNELGSSALPPLSDSSPSIGNTKPLNESAYVPCFSNPIDVQRNQDGVFDSLNNSIYGVSPNNPLDFLPRMPPSTSFYSAQGVQAVPNLTFPGSVYSLQDHTNLRAMCENNGSGYKSERDMISVSQETCLTTDINPETSSNFDMGRRHFDNQNHPSVSVAPVDLDGLWNY; translated from the exons aTGGAAAAGCTTTCGCTTCTTTCTAAGGACGACCATCACATGGATTTGCCTCCGGGCTTTCGCTTCCACCCCACTGATGAAGAGCTTATAACCCATTACCTCTACAAGAAGGTTATTGACACCAACTTCTGCGCTCGGGCCATCGGAGAAGTCGACCTCAACAAGTCTGAGCCATGGGATTTGCCAT GGAAAGCCAAAATGGGAGAGAAGGAGTGGTACTTTTTCTGTGTTCGAGACAGAAAATACCCTACTGGCTTGAGAACCAACAGGGCCACCGAAGCCGGTTACTGGAAAGCCACCGGGAAAGATAAAGAGATTTTCAGAGGCAAATCTTTGGTCGGAATGAAAAAGACTCTTGTTTTCTACCGAGGTCGAGCGCCCAAAGGAGAGAAAAGCAACTGGGTCATGCACGAGTACAGACTTGAGGGGAAATTCTCTGTTCACAACCTCCCCAAAACTGCAAAG AACGAGTGGGTGATCTGCAGGGTGTTTCAGAAAAGTTCAGCCGGGAAGAAAACTCATATTTCTGGGATAATGAGGTTGGACTCTTTGACCAATGAATTGGGTTCTTCTGCTCTTCCACCTCTTTCGGATTCTTCACCTTCTATTGGCAACACTAAACCGCTCAACGAATCGGCTTACGTGCCCTGCTTCTCCAATCCAATTGATGTTCAAAGAAACCAAGACGGGGTCTTTGATTCCCTCAATAACTCTATTTATGGGGTTTCTCCAAATAATCCTTTGGACTTTCTTCCCAGAATGCCACCTTCTACCTCCTTCTACTCTGCTCAAGGTGTTCAAGCTGTGCCTAATTTGACATTTCCCGGTTCTGTTTACTCTCTGCAGGACCACACCAATCTGAGAGCCATGTGTGAAAACAATGGTAGTGGTTACAAGTCAGAGAGGGACATGATCAGTGTCTCACAGGAAACGTGTCTTACCACTGATATCAATCCTGAAACctcttcaaattttgatatgGGTAGGAGGCACTTTGACAATCAGAATCATCCTTCTGTTTCTGTTGCTCCAGTGGATCTTGATGGTTTGTGGAATTACTGA
- the LOC106765511 gene encoding galactoside 2-alpha-L-fucosyltransferase has protein sequence MKKFSLSHSDFDSKFAFTFSLMRLMGFFVAAFVLCSVIFSVSIVLRDPPSDAVLREPSSLTPLFQITQDLDNDTSDSVELLRDKLLGGLLVDGFDEDSCLSRYQSAEYHLRGLSGKPSSYFISRLRKYEAQHKQCGPYTEFYNNTVEQLRSGKFTESSPCKYVVWISFSGLGNKILTLASAFLYALLTNRVLLVDPGVDMVDLFCEPFPDASWFLPADFPLTAQFNNFSQNSDQCHGKLLKNKSVVNSNVPSFVYLHIVHDYDDHDKLFFCDEEQHFLQEVPWLVMKTDNYFVPSLFLMPSFEQELNDLFPNKETVFHFLGRYLFHPTNSVWGLVTRYYQAYLAKVDERVGIQIRVFDTEPGPFEHVFDQILACTLKHKLLPDVNHQQDATNSSGSPKSKAVLMTSLSPGYFEKVRDMYWEYPTVTGEVVGVYQPSHEGYQQTEKQMHNQKAWAEMYLLSLTDVLVTSSWSTFGYVAQGLGGLKPWILYKPEDRTAPDPPCRRAMSMEPCFHAPPFYDCQAKRGTDTGELVPYVRHCEDMSWGLKLVDSDTYR, from the exons ATGAAGAAGTTCTCACTCTCACACTCCGATTTTGACTCTAAATTTGCATTCACTTTCTCACTAATGCGTTTGATGGGTTTTTTCGTCGCAGCTTTCGTTCTCTGCTCTGTTATTTTCTCTGTCTCCATTGTTCTTCGAGATCCTCCTTCAGATGCCGTCCTTCGCGAACCCTCCTCACTCACCCCTCTCTTTCAAATCACTCAAG ATTTGGACAATGATACCTCCGATTCTGTTGAGTTGCTTCGAGATAAACTGCTCGGTGGCCTTCTAGTTGATGGATTTGATGAAGATTCCTGTCTCAGCAGATACCAATCAGCCGAATATCATCTCAGAGGGCTGTCAGGAAAGCCTTCTTCTTACTTCATTTCTAGGTTAAGAAAATATGAAGCTCAACACAAACAGTGTGGACCTTACACTGAATTCTATAACAATACAGTGGAACAACTTAGGTCTGGTAAATTTACAGAATCCTCACCTTGTAAATATGTTGTATGGATTTCATTTAGTGGGTTAGGGAATAAGATATTGACCTTAGCTTCTGCATTTCTCTATGCTCTTCTCACAAACCGTGTTCTGCTTGTTGACCCTGGAGTGGATATGGTTGATCTTTTTTGTGAGCCATTTCCAGATGCTTCCTGGTTTCTCCCTGCTGATTTTCCTCTTACCGCTCAGTTTAATAATTTCAGTCAGAATTCTGATCAATGTCATGGGAAATTACTGAAAAATAAATCGGTTGTAAATTCCAATGTTCCTTCTTTTGTCTACCTTCACATAGTCCATGATTATGATGATCATGATAAGCTTTTCTTTTGTGATGAAGAGCAACATTTTCTCCAGGAAGTGCCTTGGTTAGTGATGAAAACGGATAACTACTTTGTCCCGTCTCTGTTCTTGATGCCATCATTTGAGCAGGAGCTGAATGATCTCTTCCCAAATAAGGAAACAGTTTTCCATTTCTTGGGTAGGTATCTGTTCCACCCCACTAACAGTGTGTGGGGACTTGTTACCAGATACTATCAAGCTTATTTAGCAAAAGTTGATGAAAGAGTGGGGATACAAATTAGAGTGTTTGACACAGAACCTGGCCCATTTGAACATGTATTTGATCAGATCTTAGCTTGTACTTTGAAGCATAAACTTTTGCCTGATGTTAACCATCAGCAGGATGCTACCAATTCATCAGGAAGTCCCAAGTCAAAAGCGGTGTTGATGACATCCTTAAGCCCTGGTTATTTTGAAAAGGTAAGAGACATGTATTGGGAATATCCTACAGTGACAGGAGAAGTGGTTGGTGTTTACCAGCCGAGCCATGAAGGATATCAACAAACAGAGAAGCAGATGCACAACCAAAAAGCTTGGGCAGAAATGTATCTCTTAAGCTTAACTGATGTTTTGGTTACAAGCTCTTGGTCTACTTTTGGCTATGTGGCTCAGGGGCTTGGAGGTTTAAAACCATGGATTCTGTACAAACCTGAGGATCGAACAGCCCCAGATCCTCCCTGTCGGCGTGCCATGTCAATGGAACCGTGTTTCCATGCTCCTCCCTTCTATGATTGCCAGGCCAAGAGAGGAACTGACACAGGTGAACTTGTTCCATATGTGAGGCACTGTGAGGATATGAGCTGGGGCCTTAAGCTTGTAGACAGTGATACTTATCGCTAG